From Myxococcales bacterium, the proteins below share one genomic window:
- a CDS encoding M48 family metallopeptidase, giving the protein MAHAPELDFHSFVNRMKGERVGGGPESTGHDYSYILDRQTRAAFEKARPVELAVAASVRMSKQLIRSQLLGNSVKVSDRQFPRIHRITQQCADTLHIPAPTVYLVPSPVLNAATYGTNEDSFIMIHSALASSYTDEELLTVIGHECGHIHNSHVVYLTALHFLTRMAGAFVAWIVEPATMALRAWSRRAEITCDRAGMLCVKDENVATRALAKLIVGSNDLFKEFNMDAFLEQYEEAKDGAGKFLEAFATHPYLTKRVLAMRTFAQSELYKKAASLGEGGLSMQEVDERVLALLKGDA; this is encoded by the coding sequence ATGGCGCATGCCCCCGAGCTCGACTTCCACTCGTTCGTCAACCGTATGAAAGGAGAGCGCGTAGGCGGAGGCCCCGAGAGCACCGGGCACGACTACAGCTACATCCTCGACCGTCAGACGCGCGCCGCGTTCGAGAAGGCGCGCCCCGTCGAGCTCGCGGTCGCCGCCAGCGTGCGCATGTCGAAGCAGCTCATCCGAAGCCAGCTCCTCGGCAACTCGGTCAAGGTCAGCGATCGGCAATTTCCACGCATCCACCGCATCACCCAGCAGTGCGCCGACACGCTGCACATCCCCGCCCCCACCGTGTACCTCGTGCCGAGCCCGGTGCTGAACGCCGCCACCTACGGCACGAACGAAGACTCGTTCATCATGATCCACTCGGCGCTCGCGTCGAGCTACACGGACGAGGAGCTCCTCACCGTGATCGGCCACGAGTGCGGGCACATCCACAACTCGCACGTCGTCTATCTCACCGCCCTCCACTTCTTGACGCGCATGGCAGGCGCGTTCGTCGCGTGGATCGTGGAGCCCGCGACCATGGCCCTCCGCGCTTGGTCGCGCCGGGCCGAGATCACCTGCGACCGCGCGGGCATGCTCTGCGTGAAGGACGAGAACGTCGCCACGCGAGCCCTCGCCAAGCTCATCGTCGGCTCGAACGACCTCTTCAAAGAGTTCAACATGGACGCCTTCCTCGAGCAGTACGAGGAGGCGAAGGACGGCGCGGGGAAGTTCCTCGAGGCGTTCGCCACGCACCCCTACCTCACGAAGCGGGTGCTCGCCATGCGCACGTTCGCCCAAAGCGAGCTCTACAAAAAAGCCGCGAGCTTGGGCGAAGGCGGCCTGTCCATGCAAGAGGTCGACGAGCGGGTGCTCGCCCTCCTGAAGGGCGACGCCTGA